The Streptomyces sp. SS1-1 genome has a segment encoding these proteins:
- a CDS encoding PAC2 family protein translates to MIELEGVPELIDPVMVAAFEGWNDAGDAASTAVAHLDREWKGEVFAALDAEDYYDFQVNRPTVWMDAGVRKITWPTTRLSVVRVGGDKPRDLVLVRGIEPSMRWRSFCNELLGFAHELGVELVVILGALLGDTPHTRPVPISGTTSDPDLARRMDLEETKYEGPTGIVGILQEACTHAGVPAVSLWAAVPHYVSQPPNPKATLALLNRLEDLIDVRIPLGELPEDARAWQVGVDQLAAEDSEVAEYVQTLEEARDTAELPEASGEAIAREFERYLRRRDGGGPTAGGHATDGQDGPSGPPYRREGPGGRTRPPKPPRSGGKGTDEDGESSED, encoded by the coding sequence GTGATCGAGCTCGAGGGGGTTCCCGAGCTGATCGACCCGGTCATGGTGGCCGCGTTCGAGGGCTGGAACGATGCCGGCGACGCCGCCTCCACCGCGGTCGCGCATCTGGACAGGGAGTGGAAGGGCGAGGTGTTCGCGGCGCTGGACGCCGAGGACTACTACGACTTCCAGGTGAACCGGCCCACGGTGTGGATGGACGCCGGAGTGCGCAAGATCACGTGGCCGACGACCCGGCTGTCCGTGGTCCGGGTCGGCGGTGACAAGCCGCGCGACCTCGTGCTGGTCCGCGGTATCGAACCGTCCATGCGCTGGCGCTCGTTCTGCAACGAGCTGCTCGGCTTCGCGCACGAACTGGGCGTGGAGCTGGTGGTCATCCTGGGCGCCCTGCTCGGGGACACCCCGCACACCCGTCCGGTCCCGATCAGCGGGACCACCTCCGACCCGGACCTGGCCCGCCGGATGGATCTGGAGGAGACCAAGTACGAGGGCCCGACGGGCATCGTCGGCATCCTCCAGGAGGCCTGCACGCACGCCGGGGTGCCGGCGGTGTCGCTGTGGGCGGCGGTCCCGCACTACGTGTCGCAGCCGCCGAACCCGAAGGCGACGCTGGCGCTGCTGAACCGCCTCGAGGACCTGATCGACGTGCGGATCCCGCTGGGCGAGCTGCCCGAGGACGCGCGCGCCTGGCAGGTCGGCGTGGACCAGCTGGCCGCGGAGGACAGCGAGGTCGCCGAGTACGTGCAGACGCTGGAGGAAGCCCGGGACACCGCGGAGCTCCCGGAGGCGTCGGGCGAGGCGATCGCCCGCGAGTTCGAGCGCTATCTGCGCCGCCGGGACGGCGGCGGGCCGACGGCGGGCGGGCACGCCACCGACGGCCAGGACGGCCCCTCGGGACCGCCGTACCGGCGGGAGGGCCCCGGTGGCCGGACGCGTCCGCCGAAGCCGCCGCGGTCCGGCGGCAAGGGCACGGACGAGGACGGCGAGTCGTCGGAGGACTGA
- the mshC gene encoding cysteine--1-D-myo-inosityl 2-amino-2-deoxy-alpha-D-glucopyranoside ligase: protein MHAWPASEVPALPGQGRDLRIHDTATGGLVTLDPGPVARIYVCGITPYDATHLGHAATYNAFDLVQRVWLDTKRQVHYVQNVTDVDDPLLERAERDSVDWVALAEQETALFREDMTALRMLPPRHYIGAVEAIPGIVPLVERLREAGAAYELEGDIYFSVESDPHFGQVSHLDAAAMRLLSAERGGDPDRPGKKTPLDPMLWMAARPGEPSWDGGSLGRGRPGWHIECVAIALDHLGMGFDVQGGGSDLAFPHHEMGASHAQVLTGEFPMAKAYVHAGMVALHGEKMSKSKGNLVFVSQLRRDGVDPAAIRLALLAHHYRADWEYTDDVLRDAVARLDRWRAAVSRPDGPSADALVEEIRDALADDLDAPTALAAVDRWAAAQEEHGGTDTAAPGVVSRAVDALMGVAL from the coding sequence ATGCATGCCTGGCCCGCTTCTGAGGTCCCCGCCCTGCCTGGTCAGGGCCGCGACCTGAGGATCCACGACACCGCGACCGGCGGACTCGTCACCCTCGACCCCGGTCCCGTCGCCCGTATCTACGTCTGCGGCATCACCCCGTACGACGCCACCCACCTGGGGCACGCGGCGACCTACAACGCGTTCGACCTCGTACAGCGCGTGTGGCTCGACACCAAGCGCCAGGTCCACTACGTCCAGAACGTCACCGACGTCGACGACCCCCTCCTGGAGCGGGCCGAACGCGACTCGGTCGACTGGGTGGCCCTCGCCGAGCAGGAGACCGCCCTCTTCCGGGAGGACATGACCGCCCTGCGGATGCTGCCGCCCCGGCACTACATCGGCGCCGTCGAGGCCATACCGGGCATCGTCCCGCTGGTCGAACGGCTCCGGGAGGCCGGCGCCGCCTACGAGCTCGAGGGCGACATCTACTTCTCCGTCGAGTCCGACCCGCACTTCGGCCAGGTCTCCCACCTGGACGCCGCCGCCATGCGGCTGCTGTCCGCCGAGCGCGGCGGCGACCCGGACCGGCCGGGCAAGAAGACCCCCCTCGACCCGATGCTGTGGATGGCGGCCCGGCCCGGCGAGCCCAGCTGGGACGGCGGCTCCCTCGGCCGGGGCCGCCCCGGCTGGCACATCGAGTGCGTCGCCATCGCCCTCGACCACCTCGGCATGGGCTTCGACGTCCAGGGCGGCGGCTCCGACCTCGCCTTCCCGCACCACGAGATGGGCGCTTCCCACGCCCAGGTGCTGACCGGCGAGTTCCCCATGGCCAAGGCGTACGTCCACGCCGGCATGGTCGCCCTGCACGGCGAGAAGATGTCCAAGTCCAAGGGCAACCTCGTCTTCGTCTCCCAGCTGCGCCGCGACGGCGTCGACCCGGCCGCGATCCGGCTCGCCCTGCTCGCCCACCACTACCGGGCCGACTGGGAGTACACCGACGACGTGCTCCGGGACGCCGTCGCCCGCCTGGACCGCTGGCGCGCCGCCGTCTCCCGGCCCGACGGACCGTCCGCCGACGCGCTCGTCGAGGAGATCCGCGACGCCCTCGCCGACGACCTGGACGCGCCCACCGCGCTCGCCGCCGTCGACCGCTGGGCCGCCGCCCAGGAGGAGCACGGCGGCACGGACACCGCCGCCCCCGGCGTCGTCTCCCGCGCCGTGGACGCGCTCATGGGCGTGGCCCTGTAG
- a CDS encoding SCO1664 family protein: MSAPERIPPRSVTPVDLLTEGELTVRGRIREASNAALLCTVALDGREASCVYKPVAGEQPLWDFPDGTLAEREVAAYEVSEATGWGLVPPTVLRDGPYGEGMVQLWIDVAPDAELLALVDGEEPEPGWKAIGFAEVGEGRTALLVHADDARLRRLAVLDAVINNADRKGGHLLPTADGRLHGIDHGVTFHVDDKLRTLLWGWAGEPLTDDALRVLRTLDGGLEEGGALAARLARLITPAELDATRARVATLLSTGVHPEPGGEWPAIPWPPV; this comes from the coding sequence ATGTCCGCGCCAGAACGGATACCGCCGCGGAGCGTGACCCCCGTGGACCTGCTCACCGAGGGTGAGCTGACCGTGCGCGGCCGCATCCGCGAGGCGTCCAACGCCGCCCTCCTGTGCACCGTCGCCCTGGACGGACGTGAGGCGTCCTGCGTGTACAAACCGGTCGCCGGCGAGCAGCCGCTGTGGGACTTCCCCGACGGCACCCTCGCCGAGCGCGAGGTCGCCGCCTACGAGGTCTCCGAGGCGACCGGCTGGGGGCTCGTCCCGCCGACCGTGCTGCGGGACGGGCCGTACGGCGAGGGCATGGTCCAGCTGTGGATCGACGTGGCCCCCGACGCGGAACTCCTCGCCCTCGTGGACGGCGAGGAGCCGGAGCCCGGCTGGAAGGCGATCGGCTTCGCCGAGGTCGGCGAGGGCCGCACCGCGCTCCTCGTGCACGCCGACGACGCACGGCTGCGACGGCTCGCCGTCCTGGACGCCGTGATCAACAACGCCGACCGCAAGGGCGGGCACCTGCTGCCCACCGCGGACGGCCGGCTCCACGGCATCGACCACGGCGTCACCTTCCACGTCGACGACAAGCTGCGCACCCTGCTGTGGGGCTGGGCGGGGGAGCCGCTCACCGACGACGCCCTGCGCGTCCTGCGCACCCTGGACGGCGGCCTCGAGGAGGGCGGCGCACTCGCGGCCCGCCTCGCGCGGCTGATCACCCCCGCCGAGCTGGACGCCACCCGCGCGCGGGTCGCCACCCTGCTGAGCACCGGCGTCCACCCCGAGCCCGGCGGCGAGTGGCCGGCCATCCCCTGGCCCCCCGTGTAG
- a CDS encoding DUF3090 domain-containing protein, translating into MSRQVFLYDPPDRFVAGTVGLPGRRTFFLQATAGPRVTSVALEKTQVAALAERMDELLDEVVRRSGGSAAVPAVAPSEIADTDPLETPVEEEFRVGTMALAWDGEEQRMIVEAQALVELDAETEEDLAEAEERLLQDEENGPPMLRVRLTGAQARAFAKRALDVVNAGRPPCPLCSLPLDPEGHVCPRQNGYRRGA; encoded by the coding sequence GTGTCCCGTCAGGTGTTCCTCTACGACCCCCCGGACCGTTTCGTGGCCGGCACGGTCGGACTGCCCGGACGCCGTACGTTCTTCCTCCAGGCCACCGCCGGCCCCCGCGTGACCAGCGTGGCCCTGGAGAAGACGCAGGTCGCCGCCCTCGCCGAGCGCATGGACGAACTGCTGGACGAGGTCGTACGGCGCAGCGGGGGCAGCGCGGCCGTCCCCGCCGTGGCCCCCAGCGAGATCGCCGACACCGACCCGCTGGAGACCCCCGTCGAGGAGGAGTTCCGCGTCGGCACCATGGCCCTGGCCTGGGACGGCGAGGAACAGCGCATGATCGTCGAGGCGCAGGCCCTGGTGGAGCTCGACGCCGAGACCGAGGAGGACCTCGCCGAGGCCGAGGAGCGCCTCCTCCAGGACGAGGAGAACGGCCCGCCGATGCTGCGGGTCCGGCTCACCGGCGCGCAGGCGAGGGCCTTCGCCAAACGCGCCCTGGACGTCGTCAACGCCGGGCGGCCGCCGTGCCCGCTGTGCAGCCTCCCGCTCGACCCGGAAGGACACGTATGTCCGCGCCAGAACGGATACCGCCGCGGAGCGTGA
- a CDS encoding histidine phosphatase family protein: MPTLILVRHGRSTANTEGVLAGWTPGVALDERGTRQAASLPARLAALPIAEVVSSPLQRCQETIRPLLDARPGLTAHTEERIGECHYGDWSGRKLADLKDEPLMDVVQAHPSAAAFPGGESMRAMQSRAAEAVREWNARVERDHGADAVYVMCSHGDIIKSLVADALGLHLDLFQRISVEPCSITAIRYTRLRPFLVRLGDTGDFASLAPREEPAAADAAGDAAVGGGAGAP, encoded by the coding sequence ATGCCCACGCTGATCCTGGTCCGCCACGGACGTTCCACCGCCAACACCGAAGGCGTGCTCGCCGGCTGGACGCCCGGCGTCGCCCTCGACGAACGCGGGACCCGGCAGGCCGCCTCGCTGCCCGCCCGGCTCGCCGCCCTGCCGATCGCCGAGGTCGTCAGCAGCCCGCTGCAGCGCTGCCAGGAGACGATCCGCCCCCTCCTGGACGCCCGCCCCGGCCTCACCGCGCACACCGAGGAGCGCATCGGCGAGTGCCACTACGGCGACTGGTCCGGCCGCAAGCTCGCCGACCTCAAGGACGAGCCGCTGATGGACGTCGTCCAGGCGCACCCGTCCGCCGCGGCGTTCCCCGGCGGCGAGTCGATGCGGGCCATGCAGAGCCGCGCCGCCGAGGCCGTCCGCGAGTGGAACGCGCGCGTGGAGCGCGACCACGGCGCCGACGCTGTGTACGTCATGTGCTCGCACGGCGACATCATCAAGTCGCTCGTCGCGGACGCACTCGGTCTTCATCTCGACCTCTTCCAGAGGATCTCCGTGGAACCGTGTTCCATCACCGCGATCCGTTACACCCGTCTGAGGCCGTTCCTCGTCCGCCTCGGGGACACCGGCGACTTCGCGTCCCTCGCCCCCCGCGAGGAGCCCGCCGCCGCTGACGCGGCCGGTGACGCCGCCGTCGGGGGCGGCGCGGGCGCACCGTGA
- the corA gene encoding magnesium/cobalt transporter CorA: MIVDCAIYRDGRRAEGPPRDFSDALDFCRLQDDAFVWIGLHEPAEDEFGKVAEEFGLHPLAVEDALKAHQRPKMEVYDDSLFMVLKPVAYEPKSDVVTAGEVMLFIGDSFVVTVRHGDETPLGSIRRRLERDPEMLRHGPTAVLYGVADAVVDHYLEVAVELGVDLEELEAEVFSPETSGSRNTASRIYAFKRQVLEFRRATGPLAQPLTRLARTGPAGTEVPFVRDEAQPFFRDVSDHLTRVNESVEGLDRLVSDVLSAHLAQTGVRQNDDMRKISAWAAMAALPTLLAGIYGMNFEHMPELTWEWSYPALLAIMAALELLLYRTFKRRGWL, from the coding sequence GTGATCGTCGACTGCGCCATCTACCGTGACGGGCGTCGTGCGGAGGGGCCCCCTCGGGACTTCTCCGACGCCCTGGACTTCTGCCGTCTGCAGGACGACGCCTTCGTGTGGATCGGCCTGCACGAGCCGGCCGAGGACGAGTTCGGCAAGGTCGCCGAGGAGTTCGGACTGCATCCGCTGGCCGTGGAGGACGCGCTGAAGGCGCACCAGCGGCCGAAGATGGAGGTGTACGACGACTCGCTGTTCATGGTCCTCAAGCCGGTCGCCTACGAGCCGAAGAGCGATGTGGTCACCGCGGGTGAGGTGATGCTGTTCATCGGCGACTCCTTCGTGGTGACGGTCCGGCACGGCGACGAGACGCCGCTCGGGTCGATCCGCAGGCGTCTGGAGCGGGACCCGGAGATGCTGCGGCACGGCCCGACGGCGGTGCTGTACGGGGTCGCCGACGCAGTGGTCGACCACTATCTCGAGGTCGCCGTGGAGCTGGGCGTCGACCTGGAGGAACTGGAGGCGGAGGTGTTCTCGCCGGAGACGAGCGGTTCACGGAACACGGCCTCGCGCATCTACGCCTTCAAACGGCAGGTCCTGGAGTTCCGCAGGGCGACGGGCCCGCTGGCGCAGCCCCTGACCCGGCTCGCCCGGACCGGGCCGGCCGGCACGGAGGTGCCGTTCGTGCGCGACGAGGCGCAGCCGTTCTTCCGGGACGTCAGCGACCACCTCACGCGCGTGAACGAGTCCGTGGAGGGCCTGGACCGGCTGGTCTCCGACGTCCTGTCGGCCCATCTGGCGCAGACGGGGGTGCGGCAGAACGACGACATGCGCAAGATCTCCGCGTGGGCGGCCATGGCCGCGCTCCCCACGCTGCTCGCGGGGATCTACGGCATGAACTTCGAGCACATGCCCGAGCTGACCTGGGAGTGGTCGTACCCGGCGCTGCTCGCGATCATGGCCGCCCTGGAACTCCTGCTGTACCGGACGTTCAAGCGGCGGGGGTGGTTGTAG
- a CDS encoding ferritin-like domain-containing protein yields the protein MLSAKSLFQEILDNDESFRLFCSIAASGESQGGWENARIAALVPPSEQALAPKITRHGADEDKHGRIFNALLKKRGLEPVPVPPETDYTMLLERHGIGLAHDKLKSDRPLTVQDIVTYLAHSRVTEQRASEQMDLLRKHFADHPDIGRAVRMISGDEDNHLAYCHEELLRYAARGHGRTIQRTLRECALAEIRIYRDVSLAVMDHMGRVLGWSRPKAAVLAAGIHAVYAWERIAGWRRMVSLSMPERRDALGGPATSAPEFA from the coding sequence ATGCTTTCGGCCAAGAGTCTGTTCCAGGAGATCCTCGACAACGACGAGTCGTTCCGGCTGTTCTGCTCCATCGCGGCCAGCGGGGAGTCCCAGGGCGGCTGGGAGAACGCGCGCATCGCCGCGCTCGTCCCCCCGAGCGAACAAGCCCTCGCCCCCAAGATCACCCGGCACGGCGCCGACGAGGACAAGCACGGGCGGATCTTCAACGCCCTGCTGAAGAAGCGCGGCCTCGAACCCGTGCCCGTCCCGCCCGAGACCGACTACACGATGCTCCTCGAACGGCACGGCATCGGCCTCGCCCACGACAAGCTCAAGAGCGACCGGCCGCTCACCGTGCAAGACATCGTCACCTACCTCGCGCACAGCCGGGTCACCGAGCAGCGGGCCTCCGAGCAGATGGACCTGTTGCGCAAGCACTTCGCCGACCACCCCGACATCGGCCGCGCGGTGCGGATGATCTCCGGCGACGAGGACAACCACCTCGCCTACTGCCACGAGGAACTCCTGCGCTACGCCGCCCGGGGCCACGGCCGGACCATCCAGCGCACCCTGCGCGAGTGCGCGCTCGCCGAGATCCGCATCTACCGGGACGTCAGCCTCGCGGTCATGGACCACATGGGCCGCGTCCTGGGCTGGTCCCGGCCCAAGGCCGCCGTCCTCGCCGCGGGCATCCACGCGGTCTACGCCTGGGAACGGATCGCGGGCTGGCGCCGCATGGTGTCCCTGTCGATGCCGGAACGCCGCGACGCCCTCGGCGGCCCGGCCACCTCGGCCCCCGAGTTCGCCTGA
- a CDS encoding LLM class F420-dependent oxidoreductase has product MQLGINLGYWGAGMDADNLAVAQEADRLGYAVCWAAEAYGSDAATVLSWVAAQTERIDVGSAIFQIPARQPAMTAMTAATLDSLSGGRFRLGLGVSGPQVSEGWYGVKFDKPLARTREYVEIVRRAMTRERLSYEGEHWTLPLPGGPGKPIKLTVHPQREHIPLYIAAIGPKNLEQTGEIADGALLIFPSADHLEDTTIRHLRAGREKAGKTLDGFDVCPTLPLAVGDDKDVASLADTFRPYTALYVGGMGSPKQNFYNQLAQRMGYEKEAADIQAKYLSGDKQGAAAAVPQELIDRTTLLGSVDRIADRMKAYAAAGVTTLSLAPAGFTLDERLRSLRAGVEALERAGLA; this is encoded by the coding sequence ATGCAGCTCGGGATCAACCTCGGCTACTGGGGTGCCGGAATGGACGCGGACAATCTCGCCGTCGCGCAGGAGGCCGACCGGCTCGGGTACGCCGTGTGCTGGGCCGCCGAGGCGTACGGCTCGGACGCGGCCACCGTGCTCAGCTGGGTCGCCGCCCAGACCGAGCGCATCGACGTCGGCTCCGCGATCTTCCAGATCCCGGCCCGTCAGCCCGCGATGACCGCGATGACCGCCGCGACCCTGGACTCCCTGTCCGGCGGCCGCTTCCGCCTCGGCCTCGGCGTGTCCGGACCGCAGGTCTCCGAGGGCTGGTACGGCGTCAAGTTCGACAAGCCGCTCGCCCGCACCCGCGAGTACGTGGAGATCGTCCGCCGCGCCATGACCCGCGAGCGCCTCAGCTACGAGGGCGAGCACTGGACGCTGCCGCTGCCCGGCGGCCCCGGCAAGCCGATCAAGCTGACCGTGCACCCGCAGCGCGAGCACATCCCGCTCTACATCGCCGCGATCGGCCCGAAGAACCTGGAGCAGACCGGCGAGATCGCCGACGGCGCCCTGCTCATCTTCCCCTCCGCGGACCACCTGGAGGACACCACCATCCGGCATCTGCGCGCGGGCCGCGAGAAGGCCGGCAAGACCCTCGACGGCTTCGACGTCTGCCCGACGCTGCCGCTCGCCGTCGGCGACGACAAGGACGTGGCGTCCCTCGCCGACACCTTCCGCCCCTACACCGCGCTGTACGTCGGCGGCATGGGCAGCCCCAAGCAGAACTTCTACAACCAGCTCGCCCAGCGCATGGGCTACGAGAAGGAAGCCGCCGACATCCAGGCCAAGTACCTCTCGGGCGACAAGCAGGGCGCCGCGGCCGCCGTACCGCAGGAGCTGATCGACCGGACCACGCTGCTCGGCTCCGTCGACCGCATCGCCGACCGGATGAAGGCCTACGCCGCCGCCGGCGTCACCACGCTGTCCCTCGCCCCGGCCGGCTTCACCCTCGACGAGCGGCTGCGCTCGCTGCGCGCCGGTGTCGAGGCCCTGGAGCGCGCCGGCCTCGCCTGA
- a CDS encoding aldo/keto reductase → MEQRHLGRTGLRVSRIGLGTLTWGRDTDEHDAADLLKTFWEAGGTLVDTADVYGDGEAEYLLGRLMEGLVPRRDLVISTKAGSVPDPDRRFDGSRGHLLSALDASLARLGTEYVDIWHIHAYDPHTPLDETLHALDLAVSSGRARYVGVSNFCGWQLAKAATWQLAAPGTRTRLASTQLEYSLLQRGVEREVLPAALDLGVGLLPSSPLGRGVLTGKYRNGTPPDSRGGSEHLAPFVAPYLDDTASRIVDAVQTAADGLAVSPLQVALAWVRDRPGVTAPVIGARTAQQLTAALSVEDLSLPDEICRALDDVSAPVHRYPDHDWSTL, encoded by the coding sequence ATGGAGCAGAGGCATCTCGGCCGCACCGGCCTGCGCGTGTCCCGGATCGGGCTCGGCACGCTCACCTGGGGAAGGGACACCGACGAGCACGACGCGGCGGACCTCCTGAAGACGTTCTGGGAGGCCGGCGGCACCCTCGTGGACACGGCCGACGTGTACGGCGACGGGGAGGCGGAGTATCTGCTGGGCCGGCTCATGGAGGGGCTCGTCCCGCGCCGGGACCTGGTCATCTCCACGAAGGCGGGCAGCGTCCCCGACCCCGACCGCCGGTTCGACGGCTCGCGCGGCCATCTGCTCTCCGCGCTGGACGCCTCGCTGGCCCGCCTCGGCACCGAGTACGTCGACATCTGGCACATCCACGCCTACGACCCGCACACCCCGCTCGACGAGACGCTGCACGCGCTCGACCTGGCGGTGTCCAGCGGCCGCGCCCGGTACGTCGGCGTCTCCAACTTCTGCGGCTGGCAGCTCGCCAAGGCGGCCACCTGGCAGCTCGCGGCGCCGGGCACCCGGACCCGGCTGGCGAGCACACAGCTGGAGTACTCGCTGCTCCAGCGGGGCGTGGAGCGCGAGGTGCTGCCCGCCGCGCTGGACCTGGGGGTCGGCCTGCTGCCGTCGTCGCCGCTGGGCCGGGGCGTGCTGACCGGCAAGTACCGCAATGGGACGCCGCCGGACTCGCGCGGCGGCTCGGAGCACCTGGCCCCGTTCGTCGCCCCGTACCTCGACGACACGGCGAGCCGCATCGTGGACGCCGTGCAGACGGCCGCCGACGGGCTGGCCGTCTCCCCGCTCCAGGTCGCCCTCGCCTGGGTGCGCGACCGGCCCGGCGTGACCGCCCCCGTCATAGGCGCGCGCACCGCGCAGCAGCTCACGGCCGCGTTGTCAGTGGAGGACCTTAGTCTTCCTGACGAGATCTGCCGGGCGCTCGACGACGTCTCCGCGCCCGTGCACCGCTATCCCGATCACGACTGGAGCACGCTGTGA
- a CDS encoding helix-hairpin-helix domain-containing protein, with the protein MSTEPPETTEDAEPGTPAAGDQPAGDEPAGTAASGEDAAKQLSEAEAELAAQRLERERIERRKAERQGPVAAGAKLSGKAADLLAAVRAVESGAKPAATVFSEPEPPRRPAPEPVRRPEPVAEPGAPAAPAPESVEAVRGVLAEGGAPEGLAPQVAAALGESAARALREDPWQLLRVPGVRPEQADGFARALLGAACAPDDERRGRAVTGWLLEQAALAGHTALELPALTAALARQGVPDPDAAVQDALAEGEALAFQDALDAPPGAPAAASGEAGEAGEDGGEEERPVRVLVGLERYALAEESLADGLARLINSVPKQDGAAEDWERAAGGAGSAAELIRAVAAHGLVLHTGGEASLAEPAALLRAAGVLGLRAWAAAHTPAGRDRFAALPALSDGPDAEAGPTVATVAGLLSGAEGPGRDTDGALDLDLLVVLDAPLLDVETAALLAESLPDGARLVLAGDPGVLWSAGPGRVFADLLAAKVCPQIASRRPDPGPLGELVSGIGIGELTQVEAPGKEVVIVPVRDAGEAVHRTVQLVADSVPRAIGVPPEDTQVITPGHGGAAGTRALNAALKARLNPGPGRFGGFDPGDRVAYSPAPGRTVPGQVVGADAEGLRLACAGEAVLVPRERVEQSVRHGWALTAHQAAGGRWPAAVVVLPGDAVQALSRPWVYTAFSRADRHLSVVHGVEQALPRAVAEVPAKPRTTRLAALLRPQVPTTA; encoded by the coding sequence GTGAGCACGGAGCCGCCCGAGACCACGGAGGACGCCGAGCCGGGGACGCCGGCGGCCGGGGACCAGCCGGCCGGGGACGAGCCGGCCGGCACCGCCGCGTCCGGGGAGGACGCGGCGAAGCAGTTGTCGGAGGCCGAGGCCGAGCTCGCCGCCCAGCGCCTGGAGCGGGAGCGGATCGAGCGGCGCAAGGCCGAGAGGCAGGGGCCCGTCGCCGCCGGGGCCAAGCTCAGCGGGAAGGCCGCGGACCTGCTGGCCGCGGTGCGGGCCGTGGAGAGCGGCGCCAAGCCCGCGGCCACCGTCTTCAGCGAGCCGGAGCCGCCGCGCCGCCCGGCGCCCGAGCCGGTGCGCCGCCCCGAGCCCGTGGCCGAGCCGGGTGCGCCCGCCGCGCCCGCGCCGGAGAGCGTCGAGGCGGTGCGGGGTGTGCTGGCCGAGGGCGGCGCCCCGGAAGGGCTCGCCCCGCAGGTGGCGGCGGCCCTCGGCGAGAGTGCCGCGCGGGCGCTGCGGGAGGACCCGTGGCAGCTGCTGCGGGTTCCCGGCGTACGGCCCGAGCAGGCCGACGGGTTCGCGCGGGCGCTGCTCGGCGCCGCGTGCGCGCCGGACGACGAGCGGCGCGGGCGCGCGGTCACCGGCTGGCTGCTGGAGCAGGCGGCGCTCGCCGGGCACACGGCGCTGGAGCTGCCGGCGCTGACGGCCGCGCTGGCCCGGCAGGGCGTGCCCGACCCTGACGCGGCCGTGCAGGACGCCCTGGCCGAGGGCGAGGCCCTGGCGTTCCAGGACGCCCTGGACGCGCCGCCCGGCGCCCCGGCCGCCGCGAGCGGTGAGGCGGGCGAGGCGGGCGAGGACGGCGGGGAGGAGGAGCGGCCGGTCCGGGTCCTCGTCGGCCTGGAGCGGTACGCCCTCGCCGAGGAGAGCCTCGCCGACGGACTGGCCCGGCTGATCAACTCCGTGCCCAAGCAGGACGGTGCGGCCGAGGACTGGGAGCGCGCGGCGGGCGGCGCGGGTTCCGCCGCCGAGCTGATCCGCGCGGTCGCCGCGCACGGACTCGTCCTGCACACCGGCGGGGAGGCGTCGCTGGCCGAGCCGGCGGCCCTGCTGCGTGCGGCGGGGGTGCTGGGGCTGCGGGCCTGGGCCGCCGCGCACACCCCGGCCGGCCGCGACCGCTTCGCCGCCCTGCCCGCCCTGTCCGACGGGCCGGACGCGGAGGCCGGGCCGACCGTGGCGACCGTCGCCGGTCTGCTGTCCGGCGCGGAGGGCCCCGGCCGGGACACGGACGGCGCCCTCGACCTGGACCTGCTCGTCGTGCTGGACGCGCCGCTGCTGGACGTCGAGACGGCGGCCCTACTGGCCGAGTCGCTGCCCGACGGGGCCCGGCTGGTCCTGGCCGGCGACCCCGGGGTGCTGTGGTCGGCGGGCCCGGGCCGGGTGTTCGCCGATCTGCTGGCGGCGAAGGTCTGCCCGCAGATCGCCTCGCGGCGCCCGGACCCCGGCCCGCTGGGCGAGCTGGTCTCCGGCATCGGCATCGGCGAGCTGACCCAGGTGGAGGCCCCCGGCAAGGAGGTCGTGATCGTGCCCGTGCGGGACGCGGGCGAGGCCGTGCACCGCACCGTGCAGCTCGTCGCGGACTCGGTGCCGCGGGCCATCGGCGTCCCTCCGGAGGACACCCAGGTGATCACTCCGGGACACGGGGGCGCGGCCGGTACGCGCGCGCTCAACGCCGCGCTCAAGGCACGCCTCAACCCCGGCCCGGGCCGCTTCGGCGGCTTCGACCCCGGGGACCGCGTCGCCTACTCCCCCGCGCCGGGCCGTACGGTGCCGGGGCAGGTCGTCGGGGCCGACGCCGAAGGGCTGCGGCTGGCCTGCGCGGGAGAGGCCGTGCTCGTGCCGAGGGAGCGGGTGGAGCAGTCCGTGCGGCACGGCTGGGCGCTCACCGCGCACCAGGCGGCGGGCGGCCGCTGGCCGGCGGCGGTCGTGGTCCTGCCCGGTGACGCCGTCCAGGCCCTGAGCCGTCCCTGGGTCTACACGGCCTTCAGCCGCGCCGACCGCCATCTGTCCGTCGTGCACGGCGTGGAGCAGGCCCTGCCGCGGGCCGTCGCCGAGGTCCCGGCGAAGCCGCGCACGACCCGGCTTGCGGCGCTGCTGCGGCCGCAGGTGCCGACGACCGCCTGA
- a CDS encoding DUF5703 family protein, whose translation MPEYEFVDVYVPRGVSRKDATRLLTDHAEYGHWELDRLSLLRDGSRRVRLRRRIIRQVRATW comes from the coding sequence ATGCCGGAATACGAATTTGTCGACGTGTACGTGCCGCGCGGGGTCTCCCGCAAGGACGCCACACGTCTGCTGACGGACCATGCCGAGTACGGACACTGGGAGTTGGACCGCCTGAGTCTGCTGCGCGACGGCAGCCGCCGGGTGCGGTTGCGGCGCCGGATCATCCGCCAGGTGCGGGCCACCTGGTAG